The uncultured Tateyamaria sp. genome has a segment encoding these proteins:
- a CDS encoding EF-Tu/IF-2/RF-3 family GTPase has protein sequence VDQPFLMPVEDVFSISGRGTVVTGRIERGVINVGDEIEIVGIKDTQKTTCTGVEMFRKLLDRGEAGDNIGALLRGIDRDAVERGQVLCKPGSVTPHTKFEAEAYILTKDEGGRHTPFFANYRPQFYFRTTDVTGTVQLAEGTEMVMPGDNVSFGVELIAPIAMESGLRFAIREGGRTVGAGVVSKITD, from the coding sequence GTGGATCAGCCCTTCCTGATGCCTGTGGAAGACGTGTTCTCGATCTCGGGCCGCGGCACCGTTGTGACCGGCCGGATCGAGCGTGGCGTGATCAACGTGGGCGACGAGATTGAAATCGTCGGCATCAAGGACACGCAGAAGACGACCTGCACGGGCGTCGAGATGTTCCGCAAGCTGCTGGATCGCGGCGAGGCGGGCGACAATATCGGCGCGCTGCTGCGTGGGATCGACCGCGACGCGGTCGAGCGTGGCCAGGTGCTGTGCAAGCCCGGCTCGGTGACACCGCACACCAAGTTCGAGGCCGAGGCGTATATCCTGACCAAGGACGAGGGGGGGCGTCACACGCCGTTCTTCGCCAACTACCGTCCGCAGTTCTACTTCCGGACGACGGATGTGACGGGCACGGTTCAGCTGGCCGAGGGCACCGAGATGGTGATGCCGGGTGACAACGTGTCGTTCGGCGTCGAGCTGATCGCGCCGATCGCGATGGAAAGCGGCCTGCGGTTCGCGATCCGCGAAGGCGGCCGCACCGTCGGCGCCGGCGTCGTGTCCAAGATCACCGACTGA